From Panicum hallii strain FIL2 chromosome 2, PHallii_v3.1, whole genome shotgun sequence, a single genomic window includes:
- the LOC112881468 gene encoding mixed-linked glucan synthase 2-like, translating into MAAAVTRRINASLHVEATGNGAADGESRRDSAAAHSPAAKRINDAKDSDDVWVAVQEGAMPGDSSRALLFRTMKVKGSILHPYRFVILLRLIAVIAFFIWRIRHRNHDGVWLWFMSMVGDVWFGFSWVLNQLPKLNPIKRVPDITAIRDQYESSTSGESKLPGIDVFVTTVDPVDEPILYTVNSILSIIATDYPAEKYACYLSDDGGTLVHYEAMFEVANFAKLWVPFCRKHCIEPRAPENYFGVKRQPYMGSMQEEFMSDHRRVRREYEEFKVRIDSLFNTIYQRSEAYNRKNTKEDGVKATWMADGTQWPGTWIEQADNHRKGQHAGIVKVILNHPSYKPQLGPPASIDNPFDFSNVDMRLPMLVYLSREKRPGYNHQKKAGAMNVMLRVSALLSNAPFLINFDCDHYINNSQAFRAAMCFMLDPRDGQNTAFVQFPQRFDDVDPTDRYANHNRVFFDGTMLSLNGLQGPSYLGTGTMFRRAALYGMEPPRWRADTIKVISKAKEFGESTLFINSMIDGANQERSITPLFLEESVNNELSTLMTCAYEDGTPWGRDVGWVYNIATEDVVTGFRMHRQGWRSIYCSIEPAAFRGTAPINLTERLLQILRWSGGSLEMFFSHSNAFLAGPRMQPLQRIAYLNMSTYPIVTIFILAYNLFPVMWLISEQFYIQRPFGSYILYLIIIIAMIHVIGMFEVKWANITLLDWCRNEQFYMIGATGVYPTAVLYMVLKLITGKGIHFRLTSKQTEACSNDKFADLYVVRWVPLLIPTIAVLIVNVAAVGVAIGKAATWGLFTEQAQHAVLGMVFNVWILVLLYPFALGIMGQWGKKPAILFILLLMSISTVAIMYVTFRAIYPSDWSEIATSLGKQK; encoded by the exons ATGGCGGCAGCAGTGACTCGCCGGATCAACGCCAGCCTCCACGTCGAGGCAACCGGCAACGGCGCAGCCGACGGGGAGAGCCGGCGTGACAGCGCAGCAGCTCACTCGCCCGCGGCCAAGCGGATTAACGACGCCAAGGACAGTGATGATGTCTGGGTGGCCGTCCAGGAGGGAGCCATGCCTGGCGACTCCAGCCGGGCCCTGCTGTTCCGGACCATGAAGGTCAAGGGCAGCATCCTGCATCCTTACAG GTTCGTGATTCTTCTGCGGTTGATCGCGGTCATCGCATTCTTCATATGGCGCATTCGGCACAGAAATCATGACGGCGTGTGGCTCTGGTTCATGTCCATGGTTGGGGACGTCTGGTTCGGCTTCTCATGGGTCCTCAACCAGCTTCCCAAGCTCAACCCCATCAAGCGTGTTCCAGACATCACCGCCATCAGAGATCAGTACGAATCTTCCACCTCCGGCGAATCCAAGCTGCCTGGCATTGATGTCTTCGTCACCACCGTCGACCCGGTGGATGAGCCTATACTTTACACGGTGAACTCCATCCTCTCCATCATTGCCACTGACTACCCAGCGGAGAAGTATGCCTGCTACCTTTCAGATGATGGTGGAACGTTAGTCCACTATGAGGCAATGTTTGAAGTTGCAAATTTTGCCAAGTTATGGGTCCCCTTTTGTCGGAAGCATTGCATAGAGCCAAGAGCCCCAGAGAACTACTTTGGGGTGAAGAGGCAGCCATACATGGGAAGTATGCAAGAGGAGTTCATGAGTGATCACAGGCGTGTGCGCAGAGAATACGAAGAATTCAAGGTGAGGATAGACTCTCTTTTTAACACCATCTACCAAAGATCTGAGGCATACAACAGAAAGAATACCAAAGAAGATGGTGTCAAGGCAACTTGGATGGCTGATGGGACTCAATGGCCTGGCACATGGATTGAGCAAGCTGATAACCATAGAAAAGGACAGCATGCTGGAATTGTAAAG GTCATACTAAACCATCCAAGCTATAAGCCACAACTCGGACCGCCAGCAAGCATTGACAATCCATTTGACTTTAGCAACGTTGACATGCGCCTCCCCATGCTTGTCTACTTATCCCGCGAAAAGCGCCCTGGCTATAACCACCAAAAGAAGGCTGGtgccatgaatgtgatgctccgtGTCTCTGCCTTGCTCTCCAACGCACCCTTTCTCATCAACTTCGACTGCGATCACTATATCAACAACTCACAAGCTTTCCGAGCCGCCATGTGCTTTATGCTTGACCCCCGTGATGGCCAAAACACTGCCTTTGTCCAATTCCCACAGCGCTTTGATGATGTCGACCCAACAGACCGGTATGCCAACCACAATCGTGTCTTCTTTGATGGCACCATGCTCTCCCTCAATGGCCTACAAGGGCCTTCATACCTTGGTACCGGAACTATGTTCCGTCGTGCTGCGCTATACGGCATGGAGCCACCACGATGGAGAGCAGACACCATCAAGGTAATAAGCAAGGCCAAGGAATTTGGAGAATCCACATTATTCATAAACTCAATGATAGATGGTGCAAACCAAGAACGGTCTATCACACCACTATTCCTTGAAGAGTCAGTCAACAATGAGTTGAGTACCCTGATGACATGTGCTTATGAGGATGGGACTCCATGGGGGAGAGATGTTGGATGGGTGTACAACATCGCAACGGAGGATGTGGTGACAGGATTTCGCATGCACCGGCAAGGCTGGCGCTCCATCTACTGCTCCATAGAACCAGCTGCCTTCCGTGGCACTGCTCCGATCAACCTCACCGAGCGTCTCCTCCAAATATTACGCTGGTCAGGTGGCTCCCTTGAGATGTTCTTCTCCCATAGCAATGCATTCCTCGCTGGTCCTCGGATGCAGCCCCTGCAGCGCATTGCATACCTGAACATGTCAACCTATCCGATCGTCACAATATTCATCCTAGCCTACAACCTATTTCCTGTTATGTGGCTCATCTCTGAGCAATTCTACATCCAAAGGCCCTTCGGCTCATACATCTTATACCTCATAATAATCATTGCAATGATCCATGTGATCGGCATGTTCGAGGTGAAATGGGCGAACATCACCTTGCTGGACTGGTGCCGCAACGAGCAGTTCTACATGATCGGTGCAACTGGTGTCTACCCGACAGCAGTGTTGTACATGGTGTTGAAGCTCATCACAGGGAAGGGTATTCACTTCAGGCTCACATCGAAGCAGACAGAAGCTTGCTCCAATGATAAGTTTGCTGACTTGTATGTCGTGCGGTGGGTGCCGTTGCTAATCCCAACAATTGCAGTTCTGATAGTGAATGTCGCAGCTGTTGGAGTGGCAATAGGCAAAGCCGCGACCTGGGGGTTGTTCACAGAGCAGGCACAGCACGCAGTGCTTGGAATGGTGTTCAACGTGTGGATCCTTGTGCTTCTCTACCCTTTTGCACTCGGGATCATGGGACAATGGGGGAAGAAACCTGCCATCCTGTTTATTCTGCTGCTTATGTCCATTAGTACGGTCGCTATCATGTATGTCACCTTCCGTGCCATATACCCTTCAGACTGGTCAGAAATTGCAACTTCTCTTGGTAAGCAGAAATAG
- the LOC112881266 gene encoding uncharacterized protein LOC112881266 codes for MTNCEAVNTPADVKPKLSNGEGELLKEATWYKSMAGALQYLTLMRPDIAYAVQQACLHMHAPRDSHGTLLKRILHYVKGTTELGLHLHRASSPTITAYTDADWAGCPDT; via the coding sequence ATGACCAACTGCGAGGCAGTGAACACTCCGGCCGACGTCAAGCCGAAGCTCTCCAATGGTGAAGGCGAGCTGCTGAAGGAAGCAACTTGGTACAAGAGCATGGCCGGCGCACTTCAGTATCTAACACTGATGCGACCGGACATTGCTTATGCTGTACAACAAGCATGCCTTCATATGCACGCTCCACGGGACTCCCACGGCACCTTGCTCAAGAGAATTCTGCACTACGTCAAGGGCACCACTGAACTCGGCCTTCACCTCCATCGCGCATCATCTCCGACGATCACCGCCTACACCGATGCCGACTGGGCCGGGTGTCCAGACACTTGA
- the LOC112881467 gene encoding probable mixed-linked glucan synthase 8: MLRLRPSACGPASQLPPSSPRALPGDPPPLLAAPPPTGRRGALGRCAVSVARSSRPVASDFVFLDLLCDDCGSELRCPMRIVQSELLTLLRLIAIILFFIWRIRHPHADGMWLWWISIVGDFWFGVTWLLNQVAKLNPIKRVPDLALLKQQFDDLPDGNSNLPRLDVFINTVDPINEPMIYTMNSILSILAVDYPVDRTATYLSDDGGSIIHYEGLLETANFAALWVPFCRKHCIEPRAPESYFAVKSRPYTGNAPDEFADDHRRMSREYDEFKVRLDALFTKIPERSDAHNAEAKQGAKATWMADGTQWPGTWFNPAENHKKGQHAGIVKVMLNHPGNEPQFGAPASSANPLDFSAVDVRLPMLVYISREKSPDYDHQKKAGAMNVQLRVSALLTNAPFIINFDGDHYVNNSLAFRAAMCFMLDRRDGHNTAFVQFPQRFDDVDPTDRYCNHNRVFFDATLLGLNGIQGPSYVGTGCMFRRIAVCGIDPPRWRSDDFKIVDNANKFGNSMSFINSIPSAANQEWSMTSPPADEELIKEELDNVMKCAYEDGTEFGKEIGWVYNIATEDVVTGFRLHRTGWRSMYCRIEPDAFRGTAPINLTERLYQILRWSGGSLEMFFSHCPLLAGRRLNFMQRIAYTNMTAYPISSVFLVFYLLFPVLWIFRGEFYIQKPFPTYVLYLVIVIVMTELIGMVEIKWAGLTLLDWIRNEQFYIIGATAVYPLATLHIVLKLVLRGKGVSFKLTAKQAISTVNEKYAEMYIVQWAPLLIPTIVVIAVNVGAIGAAIGKAIVGGWSLLQMVDASLGLVFNAWILLLIYPFALGIMGRWSKRPYILFILFVIAFVVVAAVVVAIHAARTGSVRFHFRHSGGASFPTSWGF, encoded by the exons ATGCTGCGCCTCCGCCCCTCGGCCTGCGGTCCTGCATCCCAGCTTCCGCCTTCCAGTCCGAGGGCTCTCCCGGGCGATCCGCCTCCACTGCTCGCAGCACCGCCTCCCACGGGTCGCCGGGGAGCGCTCGGCCGATGTGCTGTCTCCGTGGCGCGTTCCTCCAGGCCCGTGGCTTCGGATTTTGTATTTCTGGATCTCCTGTGCGATGATTGTGGCTCAGAGTTGAGATGCCCCATGCGCATTGTGCAATCCGA GTTGTTGACCTTGCTCAGGTTGATTGCTATCATCCTATTTTTCATATGGCGTATCAGGCACCCGCACGCCGATGGCATGTGGCTCTGGTGGATATCGATTGTTGGGGATTTCTGGTTTGGTGTCACTTGGCTGCTAAATCAAGTTGCAAAGCTCAACCCTATCAAGCGTGTCCCAGACCTTGCCCTCTTGAAACAACAGTTTGATGATCTCCCTGATGGCAACTCCAATCTACCTAGACTTGATGTTTTTATCAACACCGTCGATCCAATAAATGAGCCTATGATATACACTATGAACTCTATCCTATCCATTCTTGCTGTAGACTACCCAGTTGATAGGACTGCTACCTACCTCTCGGATGATGGCGGGTCAATAATCCATTATGAAGGCTTGCTTGAGACTGCAAATTTTGCTGCACTGTGGGTTCCCTTTTGCAGAAAGCATTGCATTGAGCCAAGAGCTCCTGAGAGCTATTTTGCAGTAAAGTCACGCCCATACACAGGAAATGCACCAGATGAGTTTGCTGATGATCACAGGCGCATGTCTAGGGAGTATGATGAGTTCAAGGTGCGTCTGGATGCACTGTTTACTAAAATCCCTGAACGCTCAGATGCACACAATGCAGAGGCCAAACAAGGTGCTAAGGCAACATGGATGGCAGATGGAACACAGTGGCCAGGAACATGGTTTAACCCTGCTGAGAACCACAAGAAAGGACAACATGCTGGAATTGTTAAG GTTATGTTGAACCACCCAGGCAATGAGCCTCAATTTGGTGCTCCAGCAAGTTCTGCAAACCCTCTAGACTTCAGTGCTGTTGACGTGCGGCTCCCAATGCTCGTCTACATCTCCCGTGAGAAGAGCCCAGACTATGACCATCAAAAGAAAGCAGGTGCCATGAATGTGCAGCTGCGGGTCTCTGCCCTTCTAACTAACGCACCCTTCATCATCAACTTTGATGGCGACCACTATGTCAACAACTCGCTGGCCTTCCGTGCTGCAATGTGCTTCATGCTTGACCGGCGTGACGGCCACAACACTGCTTTTGTTCAGTTCCCACAGCGCTTTGATGATGTCGACCCAACAGACAGGTATTGCAATCACAACCGTGTATTCTTCGATGCCACCTTACTCGGTCTAAATGGCATCCAGGGACCCTCCTATGTTGGCACAGGTTGCATGTTCCGCCGAATTGCTGTCTGCGGTATTGACCCACCTCGTTGGAGATCTGATGACTTCAAGATAGTGGACAACGCCAACAAGTTTGGCAACTCAATGTCCTTCATCAACTCCATACCATCAGCTGCAAATCAAGAATGGTCCATGACATCACCACCAGCAGATGAGGAGTTGATCAAGGAGGAGCTCGATAATGTCATGAAGTGTGCATATGAGGATGGTACTGAGTTTGGCAAGGAAATAGGCTGGGTGTACAACATTGCTACAGAGGATGTGGTGACCGGCTTCCGACTGCACCGGACAGGGTGGCGCTCTATGTACTGCCGCATAGAACCAGATGCTTTCCGTGGTACTGCACCAATCAACCTCACTGAGCGCCTCTACCAGATTCTGCGCTGGTCGGGTGGTTCCCTTGAAATGTTCTTCTCACACTGCCCACTCCTTGCTGGTCGTCGACTCAACTTCATGCAACGAATTGCCTACACCAACATGACAGCCTACCCAATCTCATCGGTCTTCCTTGTTTTCTATCTCCTCTTCCCAGTCTTATGGATCTTCCGCGGCGAGTTCTACATACAGAAGCCATTCCCCACATATGTGCTGTACCTTGTCATAGTGATAGTGATGACAGAACTGATTGGTATGGTCGAAATCAAGTGGGCAGGCCTCACTTTGCTGGATTGGATCCGCAATGAGCAGTTCTACATCATTGGGGCAACAGCAGTGTACCCACTAGCAACACTGCACATTGTGCTGAAGCTAGTCCTTCGCGGGAAGGGTGTCTCATTCAAGCTGACTGCGAAGCAGGCTATAAGCACCGTGAACGAGAAGTATGCTGAGATGTATATAGTGCAGTGGGCGCCGCTGCTGATCCCCACAATAGTGGTTATCGCCGTGAACGTCGGCGCGATTGGGGCGGCGATTGGCAAGGCGATTGTCGGGGGATGGTCACTCTTGCAGATGGTGGACGCGTCCCTCGGACTGGTGTTCAACGCGTGGATCTTGCTGCTGATCTACCCATTTGCGCTTGGGATCATGGGGCGGTGGAGCAAGAGGCCTTATATcctgttcatcttgtttgtgaTTGCGTTTGTTGTAGTCGCAGCGGTGGTTGTTGCCATCCATGCTGCGCGGACTGGCTCTGTTCGGTTCCACTTCAGACATTCAGGTGGTGCTAGTTTCCCTACAAGCTGGGGTTTTTAG
- the LOC112881267 gene encoding uncharacterized protein LOC112881267: MSVRAALKDPNWCDTMQQEFSALQSNKIWTLVPRPPGAHVITGKWIFRVKLKSDGSLDRCKAQWVVCDFHQRPGIDFTETFSPVVKPATIRTVLTLIASKNWPAHQLDVSNAFLHDDIAERVLAQPTKFEDPQ; this comes from the coding sequence ATGTCGGTACGTGCTGCGCTGAAGGACCCAAACTGGTGCGACACCATGCAACAAGAGTTCAGCGCTCTCCAATCCAACAAGATCTGGACTCTTGTGCCACGCCCGCCCGGAGCTCACGTCATCACTGGCAAGTGGATATTCCGCGTCAAGCTCAAGTCCGACGGATCATTGGATCGCTGCAAGGCCCAATGGGTCGTGTGTGACTTCCACCAACGACCCGGGATCGACTTCACCGAGACGTTCTCACCAGTAGTCAAGCCGGCTACGATCCGCACCGTGCTCACCCTCATCGCCTCCAAGAACTGGCCAGCGCATCAACTCGATGTCTCCAACGCGTTCCTCCATGACGACATCGCAGAACGCGTCTTGGCGCAGCCAACCAAATTCGAGGATCCACAATGA